From one Luteolibacter arcticus genomic stretch:
- a CDS encoding sterol desaturase family protein, giving the protein MLNVPFGTLGHSGVEPFPAAWSRVPVLRLLGTSTFHAEHHEHPKYNFGFYTLLWDRLFGTLDPDYERRFRQEDAG; this is encoded by the coding sequence TTGCTCAATGTCCCGTTTGGAACCCTAGGCCACTCCGGCGTCGAGCCCTTCCCGGCCGCTTGGAGCAGGGTGCCGGTCCTTCGCCTGCTCGGCACTTCCACCTTTCACGCGGAGCATCACGAGCATCCGAAGTACAACTTCGGCTTCTACACGCTGCTGTGGGACCGGCTGTTCGGCACGCTGGATCCCGACTACGAGCGGCGCTTCCGGCAAGAGGATGCCGGTTGA
- a CDS encoding alkaline phosphatase family protein, with the protein MQRVAVINVVGLSPSLLGSSTPRLKAFADKHGLQAFRPAFPAVTCTAQSSMLTGTCPREHGIVANGWYDRESAEVRFWKQSNYLVRGEKVWEHLRRKHPGFTCAKLFWWYNMYSSADISITPRPLYPADGRKVFDIHTQPMDLRERIKADLGAFPFPSFWGPAAGIPCSEWIAASARWVEEREKPTLSLIYLPHLDYCLQKFGPGAPEIEPELQAIDRVAGELIAFLEGSGIKVLVVSEYGISKVTRPIHLNRLFRQKGWLQIKEELGRETLDAGGSQVFAVADHQMAHVYVNDRSLLRQVRSLLEETAGIDEVRTAGEMWGSGIGAERAGDLIAISAADAWFTYYYWNNDAKAPDFARCVDIHRKPGYDPAELFIDPAIANPKWQIGKFLLKKKLGLRGLLEVIPLDASLVKGSHGRDVVENGEKPLLLGSPVPVSSAEEVFGAIVAAVDGP; encoded by the coding sequence ATGCAGCGCGTGGCGGTCATCAATGTGGTCGGGCTTTCCCCTTCCCTGCTCGGGTCTTCGACGCCGCGGCTGAAGGCGTTTGCTGACAAGCATGGCTTGCAGGCCTTCCGCCCCGCGTTCCCCGCCGTCACCTGCACCGCCCAGTCATCGATGCTCACCGGCACCTGCCCGCGCGAGCATGGGATCGTGGCCAATGGCTGGTACGATCGCGAAAGCGCCGAGGTGCGATTCTGGAAGCAGAGCAATTACCTCGTCCGCGGTGAAAAGGTCTGGGAGCACCTGCGTCGCAAGCACCCGGGCTTCACCTGCGCGAAGCTCTTCTGGTGGTACAACATGTATTCCAGCGCGGACATCTCCATCACCCCGCGCCCGCTTTACCCGGCCGACGGGCGGAAGGTCTTCGACATCCACACCCAGCCCATGGACCTGCGCGAGCGGATCAAGGCGGACCTCGGCGCATTCCCCTTCCCGTCCTTCTGGGGACCGGCCGCGGGCATCCCGTGCTCGGAGTGGATCGCCGCCTCCGCCCGCTGGGTGGAGGAGCGGGAGAAGCCGACGCTGAGCCTGATCTACCTACCGCACCTCGACTACTGCCTGCAAAAATTCGGCCCCGGGGCACCGGAGATCGAGCCCGAGCTCCAGGCCATCGACCGCGTAGCGGGCGAGCTGATCGCCTTCCTCGAAGGCAGCGGCATCAAGGTGCTGGTCGTTTCCGAATACGGCATCTCAAAGGTCACGCGACCCATCCACCTCAATCGCCTCTTCCGCCAAAAGGGCTGGCTCCAGATCAAGGAAGAGCTTGGCCGCGAGACGCTCGATGCCGGCGGCTCGCAGGTCTTCGCCGTGGCCGATCACCAGATGGCCCACGTTTACGTCAATGACCGCTCGCTGCTGCGGCAGGTGCGGAGTCTGTTAGAAGAAACCGCCGGCATCGATGAAGTCCGCACCGCCGGCGAGATGTGGGGCAGCGGTATCGGCGCGGAGCGGGCCGGTGACCTCATCGCGATCTCTGCAGCGGACGCGTGGTTCACCTATTACTATTGGAACAACGACGCGAAAGCACCCGACTTTGCCCGCTGCGTCGATATCCACCGCAAGCCCGGCTACGATCCCGCCGAGCTGTTCATCGACCCCGCCATCGCGAACCCGAAGTGGCAGATCGGCAAGTTTCTCCTCAAGAAGAAGCTCGGCCTGCGGGGCCTGTTAGAAGTGATCCCGCTCGATGCCTCGCTGGTGAAAGGCTCCCACGGCCGCGATGTGGTGGAGAACGGCGAAAAGCCTCTACTCCTCGGCTCGCCGGTGCCGGTGAGCAGCGCGGAGGAGGTCTTCGGGGCGATCGTCGCGGCGGTGGACGGCCCCTGA